agCGACATGTAGAATAGTTTTAAAAACTTTTAAACTTGCTTTTCcactattggtgtactattctaattgtaGTTCTTGCTTGCTTCGTGCATGATTGCTTGtggtgcttgtatgttgctgtatcaatcgagtatagacggtgagcagtacTTCAAAGATTAGGAGCAATACTTTGACAACCATGACCAGCAGGAAAACTTTGagcaagacaagtatagcatatgatcatccttgttttcctattcaccttaataacatttaatcatatgcatgtgtctaccgtGATACCATAGAAATTTATCCTAGTTATTTTGTTATCCTGATTCCTTGACATCTTGGGAAATTTTGCATATGGGTAGCTTATGCTAGTGCTTAATTAATTATGATCATGAACTATAACTTgattaatggaatatgcaatgaAAAAAAAGGATGCTTTTTAGCAACGAGAATTAAAGTGTGAGAGCATTAAATTTGGCTTTATACATGATGCTCTTGTCCTCCCTAAGGACTTGTCTTTATGTGATCacctgggacttacagtacaaccatgagtgccatatggctctggctttagtcaagtatgaggaccttttctagcttattagtgatTACCTGAaagggcgcaaaaggggcttgcacATGGGTATATTGCGGCCTCTGTTCCTAAGAGTACTTCTGTGTGAGTGTGCCTTTCtaaaggggggctctatatctacTTGCCGattggaaacctagcggccctaaatTGTttgacaaacctttgaaagacttcatagtgaaccctgtcgaccttccttggaagtgggtcaagagactaactacctcgggcaaaagggtaaatcatggctcatggtgaaagtgtacaacctctacaaagTGTAAAAttagtatatcagtcgtgctcatgaaCACAAGCGGCCTGGACTCCTTATGGAATAATGAAAAATGATCACCGATGTTTTTAAATGCTATCTCATTAGTCATGTTATCAGTTTCATGTGATTAATAGGGGCATTGCTACTAATGCTAAAATTTGACTCATTAGAATGCTTAACGCTATAAACCTATGTctaagcctttttgagcctcgtgaaccccatgttatatttgttaagtACAAGATGTACTTATgtacctaagcacttcacaaagcacctatgctaatcacctaatgaatcactaagcactatgcaagtggagatcactaaaatggtgtatcaacacccttgatatgtttcctcaactccacacaattcaaatggccgattgggggtctatttataagccccactaagaaagtagccattgggagatgaaatcccgcttttctgctactagaCCGGATGCTGATCACGTCCCGACTGGATGcagtccggtcatcccgactgttagagccgcgatcaactgatcgaacgctgccaaCATCCTATCACATGCCACCAGACACGTCCTAATCGCaatttcaccgctctggaacctttttgtactcgatcggacgctattATTTTgggtccggtcgatttgccgccagcatcCAGTCAATGTCGAATGTGTTGTCGGGATGATGAACTAGTGCCATCAGGTGCATCTGGTCATTttacttgttcagcgtccggtcactgctgctgactgCCTGCTATAGTCGAGTCACtgatcgaagcgtccggtcgatcaccttctagtgtccggtccagcatccggtcacctctttGAGCTCGtatcttcgtgatcttgcgtctatcttggttcctatcttcatgcttggacattgcttgatatcttgagtcttctcttgtgcttctagggtcttgcttaaggtgttgatcatcggatcatcatgtcgcctttgtccaagtcatgtcttgcaccctattgaactataaaacaatcacttgcaaattcattagtccaatttggttgtgttggtcatcaaacaccaaaatccaaagtaaatgggcctagggtcaacttttcttacaatctctccctttttggtgattgatgacaacacgaccaaagcaagcaaataatagaattttgaaatttgaaaactacctacttgctaggatgcaatgcaaggggcaagattatatgatgctaaaagatactacttgtaaaactaaaggataccacataaaaacttatcttgccattgcaaatgtccccatgtggcattatggatttaagccttgcgtCCTACAAATTTTcctattacatagactaatccataatccactatcctccctttctcggaccattaccacttgtagaccattaccacatGTAAATTAttaatgatctagcttttggttctacaaaataatgcttgcttttggtcctctaaattctccccctttggaatcaaacaccgaaaaggaagacattagtagcacaagggagggtcaaactttgtgatcctttgtgtgtagagtggaataggtcacaaaatttgactctcacattatatagattaagctccccctaaatatatgcatacatatggtagaaggcaaagcatatgcataattggcaaattattgctcaagggaatttaatctatataatgcatggagaaagcatataaatatcaaaataaaatcaacatgatgatatcagtttagaaataccacatgtggaaaccaatttgatttctaccacttgcaaaaggtggtggatatttgaagtatgatgcttaattctggggactccattttccttgcaatgagactactacacacatgataatctTGAAAAgttgttagtctcaaagcatccaacttgtagagtaacctccccctaaatttgtgcacacaagtatggaatacttgtaggaaacatgcacattgattttagaataaaaaataccatttgaaagatgacatcacatgaatgtgagagtcattttcgaaggcaatatttgggagaaattatctacaatttggactttgacacatattagatgaacaatcgaaagacaaaCTATGTGTCGTGCTACTAAACAATTTTagaccatgtaggattgctccaaggaataagaatgaaaccgagcaagcctaccataagatatacctagtgtatgcatgacaaaagatataagcatgcaaatgcaaatctaggcatgaagagtaactagatgcttaaagatgccacttgtaggagattaaatctagtaccacttgaagcaaattgaatctagttacctaacatgggaaggggaatttgggtctatagtattgactaacccacttggcaatgattttgtccatcatgatgcaccccatgaaatgcatccatactttgccaagtctccaaattccccgaagtccattggacctctcacttcccttttgggatccaaacattcttggtgctcttcatgttggaaatgatttcctttggcacccaaaagcgtttgaccccattgatgtcttgcttgttcaccttgatggccaccaccttgtcatttttcttcttctttaacaagtatggtgtggagaccttcttgtccaccttgttgatgTACGTGTTGGAGAGCtttcttgtttgcttcttctctttcttctttgctcctcccctattcttcaccttgcactcataggacttgtgaccttccttgtggcacacatagcaaaccatggtttgtccttcatcaagcttcttcactcccttgatggtgttatcttgatgaagttgggcttgcttcgccttgcctttcacttgagtcaagtccttggtgaggcgagctacttcttgcttgagttgctcattctcttttacaacctcttgtgtgcatgtatctacaacaactttctcaacacaaatttggttgcacaaagatgagtctaaacataaatcattacaagaagtagaggcatcctttttagacatgttaaagatagaacttttctttttagatgccttggtgggggttgtactaatagcttcaagattagcaaccttattagttagctcatcacaatgtttgcacatagtttccattttagcaagcaaacttttataagcatcttgtgagctagctaacttttcttttaatttttcatttttctttacaagttgctgatcattgattatgcatgcatttgttgttgcactagcctcaagttgctcaattttagtagatagttcaacattgagattagcaaagttttcatattgttcaagaaaaattttgtatgcttcttgtgaactatcaagattttcttttaattttttgagcttcttttgttgactagtgcaaactttagcacaattaagattttcttgcacaatttcatcataagaaggcatttcatcatcactatcactctcactagaggatgagctttgcctttgctcgatgaagaggcttcgtcttgacccatcttacgtgacatttctaatgccactatcttgccaatgactattcctggggtcatggtgctcaagttctccatgttgtgaaggatggtgatgatgcttgcatatttcttttgtggtagcatggagatgatcttcctcatgatgtccgcatcatctagatttgttaatcctattgaatggagctcattgataattagattcaaatgagaatacatatcacgaacaaactcatcatcattcattgtaaagaaatcataattttgttaagctagacaatgtttttgctcacggacattagatgtgccatcatggagctcttgaagttttaaccaaatttcatgtgccatatttaaagtgaacacttggttaaacacatccatactaaatgattcaaacaaccaacttttagctctagcattgaaatgaatttccttttcttcactcttcagtgggtttatcgagattcttaatgggtttcatcccatcacaagtgactctccaaacacccaaatcaaccacctcaaggtggcaagccattctagctttataataggggaagttagtgccgtcaaagtgcggaggcctagaggatatccatcccaaccactctaaaaagCGTtgactcaacggcggtgaagccaaaagtccaaattgagacaacctggctttgataccacttgtagtggaccatgacacctaagagggggggggggtgaattaggcaacttaaaaatctacttctaaattaaggcctcttttactaaccttagcaaaacctatacaaaagataaactatctaaatatgcacctatggttttgctagtgtgttgctatctttaccacaaaaggagtaatacaatcaatgtaaatgcagaagctaaagagcaaggtagagatatgcaaactcccatcgactgactctggtatttttaccgaggtatcgagaagcacgcaagcttccccctagtcctcattggagcccctcataaggaatccctcgcaagggccaagctccctatcggataactctgtggatagccttgggccttccccacatgcaagtgggtctcctaactgtgccttctggcaagcctctcccggatgctcccagccatcttcactatcaagcttctagccgaaATGCCAGCGGaccttgttccctctagtacacggtggcggccacaccacaaccatggtcaggtgtgatcttgcaagactacaagcccctccaatgtacaacaatggtgcgcgcaagcaccgagtggtaagaggtatggaaacctcactaaacactaggcctaaacctagagcatgtgcataagcggtggtctaatcaacctaagcacttcgcaaagcacctacgctaatcacctaatgaatcactaagcactatgcaagtgaagatcattaaaatggtgtatcaacacactTGATATGTTTCATtagctccacacacttcaaatggccTGGTTGggggttctatttataagccccactgagaaagtagctgttgaggatgaaatcccgcttttctgctactgaacCGACGTTGATcacatcctgaccggacgcgttccaGTCATCCCGATagttagagccgcgatcaactaatcggacgctgctagcgtccggtcacatgccaccggacatgtTCGATTGCAATTTCACCACTCTAGAACcattctatactcgatcggacgatGTTGTCCTAGTGTCTAGTCGATTTGccgcctagcgtccggtcaatgctgaatgtgttgtcgggatgatgaacagtgccatcggtgtgtCTGGTAATTTTACTTGTTCAGTAGTCCAGGTCGCTGCTACTGATGCCTGCTGTAGTCGAgtcactgatcggagcatccggtcgatcaCCTTCCAGCGTTTCGATCCaacatccggtcacctctgtgagctcagtATCTTAGTGATCTTGCAGTTtgtcttggttcctatcttcatgctttgactttgcttaatatcttgagtcttttcttgtgcttctagggtcttgcttaaggtgttgatcattggatcatcacatcgccttcgtccaagtcatgtcttgcaccctattgaactataaaacaatcacttgcaaattcattagtccaatttagtcttgttggtcatcaaacaccaaaatccaaagtaaatgggcctagggtccattttccttacacatgcTTCACTACCCAAAGAACCCAAATTTGAAGATGTACTAGCTTTTACCTAGGAAAGACATTTTCAGATGACATTAGATTGATTTTTAGTGACTCGGAAACCTTGGTGATGGCCTCTCTAGTAGGTAGAGTGAGGACATTTGTTCTGTATGCTGATCATGATGACTCTCTAGCTGGCTTGGATTGGGATGACATTGTGGCAAACCCAATAAGTTCACTGCCCAAGGTTATGAGCTCCTGTAGAGTGGGAGTGCAGAACTAGGAACATGAACAATATTCCCAATGATGTGGATGCAACTTATGAAGATGATGTGCAGTATAGTTCTAGTGAAGATGACTCAGATTTTGAAGATAGTGATTATGATCTGGCTAATGAAGATGATGATCTATTCATGGATAATGTTGATGACCAAGTGGTTGATCAAGGAGTTGCCAAGGGAAAGAAGGTACCCAAGGGAAAGAGAGCTCAAGTTGTGTTGGGCAGAGGTGATGAGGATTTCTCAACTGATGATGAAGGGTTAATGGTTCcaaactctgatgatgaaaacaaTGTCACATTCAATTTCAAGTCATTCAAGCATGAAGACTTGGTCAATCCAGTGTTCAAAGTAGGAATGATCTTTGAGTCTATAGAGTTGCTAAGGAAGGCTATTATAGAATATAGTATGAAGCATAGGGTGGATATTAAGATGCCAAGGAATGAGAAGAAGAGGCTACGAGCCATATGTGAGAAAGGATGTCCTTGGAATTTGTATGCTTCCGATGATAGGAGGGCTCATGGAATGATGATAAAGACTTTTTGTGGTGAGCACAACTGCCATAAGAAATGGGT
The sequence above is drawn from the Miscanthus floridulus cultivar M001 chromosome 15, ASM1932011v1, whole genome shotgun sequence genome and encodes:
- the LOC136507441 gene encoding uncharacterized protein, with amino-acid sequence MNNIPNDVDATYEDDVQYSSSEDDSDFEDSDYDLANEDDDLFMDNVDDQVVDQGVAKGKKVPKGKRAQVVLGRGDEDFSTDDEGLMVPNSDDENNVTFNFKSFKHEDLVNPVFKVGMIFESIELLRKAIIEYSMKHRVDIKMPRNEKKRLRAICEKGCPWNLYASDDRRAHGMMIKTFCGEHNCHKKWVLKRCASNWLADKYLESFRANKMTLGNFDRIVQKVWNLNTS